Within the Sphingobium baderi genome, the region CTGGCGAAACGCCGCAGAACCTCGATCGACGCCGGCAGGTCCAGTTCATCGGGCAGCGCGACATCGAACTGCTTGGCGAGTTGCGCATCCTTGCGGATTTCGGCTGCTTCCAATGCGTTCCAGAAACACTCGCGATCCTCCCACTGCGCGGGGGCCCCGGACGGCAGTATCAGCGCCGACCAGGCAACCGCCCGCTTGTTCGCGAAATTGGAAAACCGGCCGTAGCGCTCATCGTACAGGCGGCAGCTGTTTTGCCATGCCGCGGCCGCGACGATGCTGCGCCCGGCGCCGCGGCTGATGATATCCACATGGAAATGAAAGATCGCCATCTTTTCCTCCTGTCCCGGCGTCACGCCCGAACCGGACCGTCAATTTTCATGACTGGTCCTTCCCGTCGTCCCGCGACCATTCGGGCGAGAGGTCCTGTTTCAATCCGGTGATCACCGCGTCCGAGATCGCCTCGATGCACTTGCGCTCGATGTAGGCGAGGTCGCCGTGGATCAGTTGCCGCGGGAACCGCATGCGTTGGCCCGCATAGAGGACGGGCAGCGCGATATGCGCGGTCGATGCACCGAGCCGGAGCATTGCGATCAGATGATCCTCCAGCCTTATCCCCGGATCGCCGGACTCGATCGCGCGATACCAGCGCAGGCTTCCGCCCATTTCGGTGGCGACCTCCAGTTGCGTGAAACCGAGCGCCTTTCGCGCCTGCCTGATCTTTTCGCCGGAGAGCTTCTTGAGTTCCTTGAAGATCGACAGGTCGACGTCGGCGAATTTTCCATCGGATGCCATATGTCCTTCCTCCCCGGTTCGGCCCGTCGGGCTCTGTGGGTTATCCGGCGAAGGTAGAATCGCGAAGCGGTCGGCATCAAGAATAGATGCCGATGATTTTAGAGGAATATTTCTGCTCATTTGCAACGGATGCGCGTGCATATTTATTTTCTGACGCGCGTAATGGGCAGATAATTTTCCTTTTCCTCCATATCGGATCATTCAGGAACTTTATTGCCGAACCGGCACCGGATCAGGCCATGTGATCCCGAAAGCGAACTTATAAGGCTAAGTTCGTATATTTACGGCTAATATCGCCATTTCAGGCACCCT harbors:
- a CDS encoding helix-turn-helix domain-containing protein, encoding MASDGKFADVDLSIFKELKKLSGEKIRQARKALGFTQLEVATEMGGSLRWYRAIESGDPGIRLEDHLIAMLRLGASTAHIALPVLYAGQRMRFPRQLIHGDLAYIERKCIEAISDAVITGLKQDLSPEWSRDDGKDQS